DNA from Streptomyces luteogriseus:
CGGCCAGGTTCTCCTCGGTGATGGAGATCAGCGCCTGCTCGACCTGCTCGCCGCGCTTGCGGGTCTGCTTCTCCATCGCGGAACCGTCGGCCCAGTAGGTCTCCAGGGTCGCGGTGGCCGTGACGAACGCGGGGTTGTTGCCGCGGAAGGTGCCGTTGTGCTCGCCCGGCTCCCAGATGTCGAGCTCGGGCTTGAACAGGCACAGCGACATGGGCATGCCGTAGCCGCTGATCGACTTCGAGACGGTGACGATGTCCGGCACGATGCCCGCCTCCTCGAAGGAGAAGAAGGCGCCGGTACGGCCGCAGCCCATCTGGATGTCATCGACGATCAGGAGCATGTCCTGCCGCTCGCACAGCTCGGACAGGGCGCGCAGCCACTCGGGCCGGGCCACGTTGATGCCGCCCTCGCCCTGCACGGTCTCGACGATCACGGCGGCCGGCTTGTTGAGGCCGGAGCCCTGGTCCTCCAGCAGCCGCTCGAACCACAGGAAGTCCTCGACCGTGCCGTCGAAGTAGTTGTCGAACGGCATGGGCGTGCCGTGCACCAGCGGGATACCGGCGCCGGCGCGCTTGAAGGCGTTGCCGGTGACGGCCAGCGAGCCCAGCGACATGCCGTGGAAGGCGTTGGTGAACGACACGATCGACTCGCGCCCCTTCACCTTGCGCGCCAGCTTCAGCGCAGCCTCCACGGCGTTGGTGCCGGTCGGGCCCGGGAACATGACCTTGTACGGCAGGTCACGCGGGCGCAGCAGCAGGTTCTGGAAGGCCTCCAGGAACGTGCGCTTGGCGGTGGTCGACATGTCGAGCCCGTGCGTGACGCCGTCCCGCTCCAGGTAGTCGATCAGCGCGCGTTTCAGGACCGGG
Protein-coding regions in this window:
- the ectB gene encoding diaminobutyrate--2-oxoglutarate transaminase; translation: MTITQPDLSVFETVESEVRSYCRGWPTVFDRAVGSRMYDEDGHEYLDFFAGAGSLNYGHNNPVLKRALIDYLERDGVTHGLDMSTTAKRTFLEAFQNLLLRPRDLPYKVMFPGPTGTNAVEAALKLARKVKGRESIVSFTNAFHGMSLGSLAVTGNAFKRAGAGIPLVHGTPMPFDNYFDGTVEDFLWFERLLEDQGSGLNKPAAVIVETVQGEGGINVARPEWLRALSELCERQDMLLIVDDIQMGCGRTGAFFSFEEAGIVPDIVTVSKSISGYGMPMSLCLFKPELDIWEPGEHNGTFRGNNPAFVTATATLETYWADGSAMEKQTRKRGEQVEQALISITEENLADVKEYRGRGLVWGLEFHDKARAGKVAKRAFELGLLIETSGPESEVVKMLPALTITPEELDEGLSMLARAVRETA